From the Chiloscyllium plagiosum isolate BGI_BamShark_2017 chromosome 16, ASM401019v2, whole genome shotgun sequence genome, one window contains:
- the LOC122557722 gene encoding aryl hydrocarbon receptor nuclear translocator-like protein 1 isoform X3 — translation MEGDHPMADQNMDISSTINDFISSDPSGLILNSLGTASMDFNRKRKGSSTDYQDGMDTDKEDQHNRMECTDQHGKVKNAREAHSQIEKRRRDKMNSFIDELASMVPTCNAMSRKLDKLTVLRMAVQHMKTLRGATNAYSEANYKPAFLSDDELKHLILRAADGFLFVVGCDRGKILFVSESVFKILNYSQTDLIGQSLFDYLHPKDIAKVKEQLSSFDVTPRERLIDAKTGLPVKTDITPGPSRLCSGARRSFFCRMKCNRPSVKLEEKDFTANCSKKKVDRKSFCTIHSSGYLKSWPPTKMGLDEDNEPDNEGCNLSCLVAIGRLHPHIVPQPISGEIRVKSTEYVSRHAIDGKFVFVDQRATVILGYLPQELLGTSCYEYFHQDDIVHLAECHRQVLQSRDKITTSCYKFRIKDGSFITLRSYWFSFLNPWTKEVEYLVSTNTVVL, via the exons ATGGAAGGAG ATCATCCAATGGCAGACCAAAATATGGACATCTCCTCAACAATAAATGATTTTATCTCATCTGATCCAAGTGGATTAATATTGAACTCCTTGGGCACAGCAAGCATGGACTTTAACCGGAAGCGCAAAGGAAGTTCCACAGATTATCA AGATGGGATGGACACTGACAAAGAGGATCAACACAACAG GATGGAATGTACAGATCAACACGGCAAAGTCAAAAATGCCAG AGAGGCTCATAGCCAGATTGAAAAGCGGCGTCGGGATAAGATGAACAGTTTTATTGATGAGTTGGCATCGATGGTGCCAACATGCAATGCCATGTCACGGAAGTTGGACAAGCTCACTGTGCTTAGGATGGCTGTACAGCACATGAAGACCCTAAGAG GAGCCACCAATGCTTACTCAGAGGCTAACTACAAACCTGCCTTCCTTTCAGATGATGAGCTGAAACATCTTATCCTCAGg GCGGCTGATGGATTTCTTTTTGTTGTGGGCTGCGACAGAGGGAAGATACTTTTTGTGTCTGAATCGGTTTTCAAAATTCTCAACTATAGCCAG ACGGATCTGATCGGTCAGAGTTTGTTTGACTACCTCCACCCAAAGGACATTGCCAAAGTCAAAGAGCAACTCTCTTCATTTGATGTGACCCCAAGGGAGAGGCTAATAGATGCCAAAA CTGGCTTGCCGGTAAAGACAGACATAACTCCAGGACCCTCTCGATTGTGCTCGGGAGCAAGACGCTCGTTTTTTTGCCGGATGAAATGCAACAGGCCTTCTGTCAAATTAGAGGAAAAAGACTTCACAGCCAACTGCTCCAAGAAGAAAG TTGACCGTAAGAGTTTCTGCACCATTCACAGCAGCGGCTATCTGAAGAGCTGGCCGCCCACCAAGATGGGATTGGACGAAGACAATGAGCCTGACAATGAAGGCTGCAACTTGAGCTGCCTTGTCGCCATTGGTCGGTTACATCCTCACATTGTACCGCAGCCAATCAGTGGCGAGATCAGAGTAAAATCAACTGAGTACGTTTCCCGACACGCAATAGATGGGAAATTTGTGTTCGTGGACCAGAG GGCGACTGTGATTCTGGGATATTTGCCACAGGAGCTCCTGGGAACCTCATGTTATGAATATTTCCACCAAGATGATATAGTACATCTTGCAGAGTGCCACCGACAAG TGTTACAGAGCAGAGACAAGATCACCACCAGCTGCTACAAGTTCCGAATAAAGGATGGTTCCTTCATCACGCTGCGCAGTTACTGGTTCAGTTTCCTCAACCCCTGGACCAAAGAAGTTGAATATCTTGTTTCCACAAACACTGTTGTTTTGTGA
- the LOC122557722 gene encoding aryl hydrocarbon receptor nuclear translocator-like protein 1 isoform X4, translating to MADQNMDISSTINDFISSDPSGLILNSLGTASMDFNRKRKGSSTDYQDGMDTDKEDQHNRMECTDQHGKVKNAREAHSQIEKRRRDKMNSFIDELASMVPTCNAMSRKLDKLTVLRMAVQHMKTLRGATNAYSEANYKPAFLSDDELKHLILRAADGFLFVVGCDRGKILFVSESVFKILNYSQTDLIGQSLFDYLHPKDIAKVKEQLSSFDVTPRERLIDAKTGLPVKTDITPGPSRLCSGARRSFFCRMKCNRPSVKLEEKDFTANCSKKKVDRKSFCTIHSSGYLKSWPPTKMGLDEDNEPDNEGCNLSCLVAIGRLHPHIVPQPISGEIRVKSTEYVSRHAIDGKFVFVDQRATVILGYLPQELLGTSCYEYFHQDDIVHLAECHRQVLQSRDKITTSCYKFRIKDGSFITLRSYWFSFLNPWTKEVEYLVSTNTVVL from the exons ATGGCAGACCAAAATATGGACATCTCCTCAACAATAAATGATTTTATCTCATCTGATCCAAGTGGATTAATATTGAACTCCTTGGGCACAGCAAGCATGGACTTTAACCGGAAGCGCAAAGGAAGTTCCACAGATTATCA AGATGGGATGGACACTGACAAAGAGGATCAACACAACAG GATGGAATGTACAGATCAACACGGCAAAGTCAAAAATGCCAG AGAGGCTCATAGCCAGATTGAAAAGCGGCGTCGGGATAAGATGAACAGTTTTATTGATGAGTTGGCATCGATGGTGCCAACATGCAATGCCATGTCACGGAAGTTGGACAAGCTCACTGTGCTTAGGATGGCTGTACAGCACATGAAGACCCTAAGAG GAGCCACCAATGCTTACTCAGAGGCTAACTACAAACCTGCCTTCCTTTCAGATGATGAGCTGAAACATCTTATCCTCAGg GCGGCTGATGGATTTCTTTTTGTTGTGGGCTGCGACAGAGGGAAGATACTTTTTGTGTCTGAATCGGTTTTCAAAATTCTCAACTATAGCCAG ACGGATCTGATCGGTCAGAGTTTGTTTGACTACCTCCACCCAAAGGACATTGCCAAAGTCAAAGAGCAACTCTCTTCATTTGATGTGACCCCAAGGGAGAGGCTAATAGATGCCAAAA CTGGCTTGCCGGTAAAGACAGACATAACTCCAGGACCCTCTCGATTGTGCTCGGGAGCAAGACGCTCGTTTTTTTGCCGGATGAAATGCAACAGGCCTTCTGTCAAATTAGAGGAAAAAGACTTCACAGCCAACTGCTCCAAGAAGAAAG TTGACCGTAAGAGTTTCTGCACCATTCACAGCAGCGGCTATCTGAAGAGCTGGCCGCCCACCAAGATGGGATTGGACGAAGACAATGAGCCTGACAATGAAGGCTGCAACTTGAGCTGCCTTGTCGCCATTGGTCGGTTACATCCTCACATTGTACCGCAGCCAATCAGTGGCGAGATCAGAGTAAAATCAACTGAGTACGTTTCCCGACACGCAATAGATGGGAAATTTGTGTTCGTGGACCAGAG GGCGACTGTGATTCTGGGATATTTGCCACAGGAGCTCCTGGGAACCTCATGTTATGAATATTTCCACCAAGATGATATAGTACATCTTGCAGAGTGCCACCGACAAG TGTTACAGAGCAGAGACAAGATCACCACCAGCTGCTACAAGTTCCGAATAAAGGATGGTTCCTTCATCACGCTGCGCAGTTACTGGTTCAGTTTCCTCAACCCCTGGACCAAAGAAGTTGAATATCTTGTTTCCACAAACACTGTTGTTTTGTGA
- the LOC122557722 gene encoding aryl hydrocarbon receptor nuclear translocator-like protein 1 isoform X1, whose translation MWHVFRWPLLYLGNMIGSDHPMADQNMDISSTINDFISSDPSGLILNSLGTASMDFNRKRKGSSTDYQDGMDTDKEDQHNRMECTDQHGKVKNAREAHSQIEKRRRDKMNSFIDELASMVPTCNAMSRKLDKLTVLRMAVQHMKTLRGATNAYSEANYKPAFLSDDELKHLILRAADGFLFVVGCDRGKILFVSESVFKILNYSQTDLIGQSLFDYLHPKDIAKVKEQLSSFDVTPRERLIDAKTGLPVKTDITPGPSRLCSGARRSFFCRMKCNRPSVKLEEKDFTANCSKKKVDRKSFCTIHSSGYLKSWPPTKMGLDEDNEPDNEGCNLSCLVAIGRLHPHIVPQPISGEIRVKSTEYVSRHAIDGKFVFVDQRATVILGYLPQELLGTSCYEYFHQDDIVHLAECHRQVLQSRDKITTSCYKFRIKDGSFITLRSYWFSFLNPWTKEVEYLVSTNTVVL comes from the exons ATCATCCAATGGCAGACCAAAATATGGACATCTCCTCAACAATAAATGATTTTATCTCATCTGATCCAAGTGGATTAATATTGAACTCCTTGGGCACAGCAAGCATGGACTTTAACCGGAAGCGCAAAGGAAGTTCCACAGATTATCA AGATGGGATGGACACTGACAAAGAGGATCAACACAACAG GATGGAATGTACAGATCAACACGGCAAAGTCAAAAATGCCAG AGAGGCTCATAGCCAGATTGAAAAGCGGCGTCGGGATAAGATGAACAGTTTTATTGATGAGTTGGCATCGATGGTGCCAACATGCAATGCCATGTCACGGAAGTTGGACAAGCTCACTGTGCTTAGGATGGCTGTACAGCACATGAAGACCCTAAGAG GAGCCACCAATGCTTACTCAGAGGCTAACTACAAACCTGCCTTCCTTTCAGATGATGAGCTGAAACATCTTATCCTCAGg GCGGCTGATGGATTTCTTTTTGTTGTGGGCTGCGACAGAGGGAAGATACTTTTTGTGTCTGAATCGGTTTTCAAAATTCTCAACTATAGCCAG ACGGATCTGATCGGTCAGAGTTTGTTTGACTACCTCCACCCAAAGGACATTGCCAAAGTCAAAGAGCAACTCTCTTCATTTGATGTGACCCCAAGGGAGAGGCTAATAGATGCCAAAA CTGGCTTGCCGGTAAAGACAGACATAACTCCAGGACCCTCTCGATTGTGCTCGGGAGCAAGACGCTCGTTTTTTTGCCGGATGAAATGCAACAGGCCTTCTGTCAAATTAGAGGAAAAAGACTTCACAGCCAACTGCTCCAAGAAGAAAG TTGACCGTAAGAGTTTCTGCACCATTCACAGCAGCGGCTATCTGAAGAGCTGGCCGCCCACCAAGATGGGATTGGACGAAGACAATGAGCCTGACAATGAAGGCTGCAACTTGAGCTGCCTTGTCGCCATTGGTCGGTTACATCCTCACATTGTACCGCAGCCAATCAGTGGCGAGATCAGAGTAAAATCAACTGAGTACGTTTCCCGACACGCAATAGATGGGAAATTTGTGTTCGTGGACCAGAG GGCGACTGTGATTCTGGGATATTTGCCACAGGAGCTCCTGGGAACCTCATGTTATGAATATTTCCACCAAGATGATATAGTACATCTTGCAGAGTGCCACCGACAAG TGTTACAGAGCAGAGACAAGATCACCACCAGCTGCTACAAGTTCCGAATAAAGGATGGTTCCTTCATCACGCTGCGCAGTTACTGGTTCAGTTTCCTCAACCCCTGGACCAAAGAAGTTGAATATCTTGTTTCCACAAACACTGTTGTTTTGTGA
- the LOC122557722 gene encoding aryl hydrocarbon receptor nuclear translocator-like protein 1 isoform X2 produces the protein MADQNMDISSTINDFISSDPSGLILNSLGTASMDFNRKRKGSSTDYQMECTDQHGKVKNAREAHSQIEKRRRDKMNSFIDELASMVPTCNAMSRKLDKLTVLRMAVQHMKTLRGATNAYSEANYKPAFLSDDELKHLILRAADGFLFVVGCDRGKILFVSESVFKILNYSQTDLIGQSLFDYLHPKDIAKVKEQLSSFDVTPRERLIDAKTGLPVKTDITPGPSRLCSGARRSFFCRMKCNRPSVKLEEKDFTANCSKKKVDRKSFCTIHSSGYLKSWPPTKMGLDEDNEPDNEGCNLSCLVAIGRLHPHIVPQPISGEIRVKSTEYVSRHAIDGKFVFVDQRATVILGYLPQELLGTSCYEYFHQDDIVHLAECHRQVLQSRDKITTSCYKFRIKDGSFITLRSYWFSFLNPWTKEVEYLVSTNTVVL, from the exons ATGGCAGACCAAAATATGGACATCTCCTCAACAATAAATGATTTTATCTCATCTGATCCAAGTGGATTAATATTGAACTCCTTGGGCACAGCAAGCATGGACTTTAACCGGAAGCGCAAAGGAAGTTCCACAGATTATCA GATGGAATGTACAGATCAACACGGCAAAGTCAAAAATGCCAG AGAGGCTCATAGCCAGATTGAAAAGCGGCGTCGGGATAAGATGAACAGTTTTATTGATGAGTTGGCATCGATGGTGCCAACATGCAATGCCATGTCACGGAAGTTGGACAAGCTCACTGTGCTTAGGATGGCTGTACAGCACATGAAGACCCTAAGAG GAGCCACCAATGCTTACTCAGAGGCTAACTACAAACCTGCCTTCCTTTCAGATGATGAGCTGAAACATCTTATCCTCAGg GCGGCTGATGGATTTCTTTTTGTTGTGGGCTGCGACAGAGGGAAGATACTTTTTGTGTCTGAATCGGTTTTCAAAATTCTCAACTATAGCCAG ACGGATCTGATCGGTCAGAGTTTGTTTGACTACCTCCACCCAAAGGACATTGCCAAAGTCAAAGAGCAACTCTCTTCATTTGATGTGACCCCAAGGGAGAGGCTAATAGATGCCAAAA CTGGCTTGCCGGTAAAGACAGACATAACTCCAGGACCCTCTCGATTGTGCTCGGGAGCAAGACGCTCGTTTTTTTGCCGGATGAAATGCAACAGGCCTTCTGTCAAATTAGAGGAAAAAGACTTCACAGCCAACTGCTCCAAGAAGAAAG TTGACCGTAAGAGTTTCTGCACCATTCACAGCAGCGGCTATCTGAAGAGCTGGCCGCCCACCAAGATGGGATTGGACGAAGACAATGAGCCTGACAATGAAGGCTGCAACTTGAGCTGCCTTGTCGCCATTGGTCGGTTACATCCTCACATTGTACCGCAGCCAATCAGTGGCGAGATCAGAGTAAAATCAACTGAGTACGTTTCCCGACACGCAATAGATGGGAAATTTGTGTTCGTGGACCAGAG GGCGACTGTGATTCTGGGATATTTGCCACAGGAGCTCCTGGGAACCTCATGTTATGAATATTTCCACCAAGATGATATAGTACATCTTGCAGAGTGCCACCGACAAG TGTTACAGAGCAGAGACAAGATCACCACCAGCTGCTACAAGTTCCGAATAAAGGATGGTTCCTTCATCACGCTGCGCAGTTACTGGTTCAGTTTCCTCAACCCCTGGACCAAAGAAGTTGAATATCTTGTTTCCACAAACACTGTTGTTTTGTGA